The following proteins are co-located in the Hydractinia symbiolongicarpus strain clone_291-10 chromosome 7, HSymV2.1, whole genome shotgun sequence genome:
- the LOC130649413 gene encoding secreted frizzled-related protein 3-like has product MQLKMIGLKLVLLWLQFSMCFASYVLLKQYPMPDYFYPRPSKCQPLTIPVCQTLGYNSTRLPERMYLTNTRQSEIVRYLQFFKGEKCWSELLFFVCTMFNPVCFKNHPERVLPCKSVCQNVQHKCGKAMKKLQIDWPTELSCDNLPDYETKVCIKPKSIVTRKKYVDSQTDVQEKKCPACPQKNKLRRYKQFVDTHYAIQAQYMSKTKTANGKLKLRFKILKVFKSGKTFMKRYEMINLWSNSPCLCQQLDYDKKYLILGQEAVHNELYSERLYLDEKTIIVRKTHQRKRLLRQWRRRYEKSLKQQKEKLLVLQNYDEPILHRVLSLTKYIPASSK; this is encoded by the exons ATGCAACTCAAAATGATTGGTTTAAAGCTGGTGTTACTATGGTTACAATTCTCAATGTGTTTTGCTTCGTATGTTTTGTTGAAGCAGTATCCAATGCCGGATTATTTTTACCCACGACCATCAAAATGTCAACCACTGACGATACCTGTTTGTCAGACACTTGGTTACAACAGCACCAGACTTCCAGAACGTATGTATCTCACCAACACCAGACAGTCGGAAATAGTCCGCTATTTGCAGTTCTTTAAAGGCGAAAAGTGCTGGAGTGAATTGTTATTTTTCGTATGTACCATGTTCAATccagtttgttttaaaaatcatcCCGAAAGAGTTCTACCGTGTAAATCTGTTTGCCAAAACGTGCAGCATAAATGTGGAAAAGCTATGAAGAAATTACAGATTGACTGGCCAACTGAGTTGAGTTGCGATAATCTCCCTGATTATGAGACCAAAGTCTGCATCAAACCGAAATCAATAGTCACACGAAAAA agTATGTTGATTCTCAAACTGATGTGCAAGAGAAAAAGTGTCCAGCCTGTCCACAAAAGAACAAATTACGTCGCTACAAGCAGTTTGTAGATACGCATTATG CAATCCAGGCACAATACATGTCTAAAACGAAAACAGCTAATGGAAAATTAAAGCTGCGGTTCAAAATTTTGAAAGTGTTCAAATCAG gaaaaacaTTCATGAAGCGATATGAAATGATTAATCTGTGGTCAAATTCACCATGTTTATGTCAACAGTTAGACTACGATAAGAAGTATCTTATACTTGGCCAGGAGGCTGTTCACAATGAACTATATTCAGAAAGATTGTATCTGGACGAAAAAACCATTATTGTGAGAAAAACACATCAACGAAAAAGGCTATTAAGACAATGGAGAAGAAGATATGAGAAGTCACTGAAGCAGCAAAAAGAAAAACTGCTTGTCCTGCAGAACTATGATGAACCAATTCTACATCGTGTTTTGAGTTTGACCAAGTATATACCAGCATCGTCAAAGTAA